The Mesorhizobium loti genome includes a region encoding these proteins:
- a CDS encoding ATP-binding protein encodes MRPNDPVDTARLSLMLTDLRLPGISRAWHTFAERADTEGWPASRLLAALAEFEVAERETRRMQRHLTEARLPPGKTLDAFDFTAVPMVSKARVMALVAGDVWLKNGANLMLFGGPGGGKSHLAAAIGVGLIENGWRVLFTRTTDLVQKLQAARRNLDLEGAIAKLDKYHLLVLDDMAYVTKDQAETSVLFELISARYERRSLLITANQPFGEWDKVFPDKAMTLAAIDRLVHHATIFEMNVESYRRKTAISRLTENSDGTPATLASALAD; translated from the coding sequence ATGAGACCCAACGATCCTGTCGATACCGCGCGCTTGTCCCTGATGCTCACCGATCTGCGGCTGCCGGGCATCTCCAGGGCCTGGCACACCTTCGCCGAGCGGGCTGACACCGAAGGCTGGCCGGCTTCCCGGCTGCTGGCGGCGCTTGCTGAGTTCGAGGTCGCCGAACGCGAAACGCGGCGTATGCAGCGCCACCTCACTGAAGCGCGTCTTCCTCCGGGGAAAACCCTCGATGCCTTCGACTTCACGGCTGTGCCCATGGTCTCGAAGGCCCGGGTCATGGCATTGGTCGCGGGAGATGTCTGGTTGAAGAACGGCGCCAATCTGATGCTGTTTGGCGGGCCAGGCGGCGGAAAATCGCATCTGGCGGCCGCCATCGGCGTCGGGCTGATCGAGAATGGGTGGCGTGTTCTGTTCACGCGTACCACCGACCTTGTTCAGAAACTGCAAGCCGCCCGCCGCAATCTCGATCTCGAAGGGGCCATCGCAAAGCTCGACAAGTACCATCTGCTGGTGCTCGACGACATGGCGTATGTGACCAAGGATCAGGCGGAAACCAGTGTGCTCTTTGAGCTGATCAGTGCGCGATACGAGCGCCGCTCGCTTCTCATCACCGCAAATCAGCCCTTCGGTGAATGGGACAAGGTCTTTCCCGACAAAGCCATGACGTTGGCCGCCATCGACAGACTGGTTCATCACGCGACGATCTTCGAAATGAATGTCGAGAGCTACAGGCGCAAAACCGCAATATCCCGTTTGACGGAAAACAGCGATGGCACGCCGGCAACGCTGGCCTCGGCCCTCGCTGATTGA
- a CDS encoding IS21 family transposase, protein MSGSHITDQQSRLYMQNRQKHSVPVAAAKSGFSPSTGYRIESDPRPPSEKKAKHERRRPDPLEGIFTEEVVPMLQSAPGLRPVGILRELCKRHPELDSGIRRTLERRIRAWRAIHGGDQDVIFRQVHEPGRMGLSDFTHAPGLKVTIASVTFDYLLYHFRLAYSGFEHAEIVEGGESFAALTSGLQNALWSLGGAPRDHRTDSLSAAFRNLNADTAQDMTDRYEALCAHYGMKASRNNRGVAHENGAVEGSHGDLKRELEDALLLRGTRDFADVTSFAAFIDEVVGQRNARRAREIAIERESLLALPRKRQPEGEDEIVYVTSSGGFTLRRVFYTVPSRLIGHRLRARLFKEHIELFLGGTSLMKLPRVRGQLGPTQHVVNYHHVIHSLRQKPGALPRLGYRDQLFPRDAYRNLYNAAMERLPERDACRLTVELLSLAHERNVEAALAHAIQGELDAGTLPTLDGMRARFAPNPACVPQVSVNLGKLVDYDRLIGTRVEVTA, encoded by the coding sequence ATGTCCGGCAGTCACATCACGGATCAACAATCGAGGCTCTATATGCAAAATCGCCAGAAGCACAGTGTCCCTGTCGCGGCCGCCAAATCAGGTTTCAGCCCATCCACTGGTTATCGGATCGAATCAGACCCCCGTCCACCAAGCGAGAAGAAGGCCAAACACGAACGACGTCGGCCTGATCCATTGGAAGGGATATTCACCGAAGAGGTGGTTCCCATGCTGCAAAGCGCTCCCGGCTTGCGCCCTGTCGGCATTCTTCGTGAGCTTTGCAAGCGTCATCCCGAGCTCGATTCTGGTATTCGCCGCACACTTGAGCGCCGGATCCGCGCATGGCGCGCGATCCATGGAGGAGATCAGGATGTCATATTCCGGCAGGTTCACGAGCCGGGACGCATGGGGCTGTCGGATTTTACCCATGCACCGGGCCTCAAGGTCACGATCGCCAGCGTGACCTTCGATTACCTGCTCTATCACTTCCGACTTGCATACAGTGGATTCGAGCATGCCGAGATTGTCGAAGGCGGCGAGAGTTTTGCCGCGCTGACAAGTGGTTTGCAGAACGCCCTTTGGTCTCTCGGCGGCGCGCCGCGCGATCACCGCACGGACAGTCTTTCGGCTGCATTCCGCAATCTCAATGCCGATACCGCACAGGACATGACAGATCGGTATGAAGCGCTTTGCGCCCATTACGGCATGAAGGCCAGCCGCAACAATCGCGGCGTCGCCCACGAGAACGGCGCGGTCGAAGGATCCCATGGCGATCTGAAGCGGGAACTGGAGGATGCTCTTCTCCTGCGCGGAACGCGTGACTTTGCGGACGTCACCAGTTTTGCCGCCTTCATCGACGAGGTTGTCGGCCAGCGCAATGCCCGTCGGGCCAGGGAGATCGCCATTGAGCGCGAAAGCCTGCTGGCGCTGCCGCGCAAGCGCCAGCCCGAAGGCGAAGACGAGATCGTCTACGTCACCAGCAGTGGAGGGTTTACCCTTCGCCGGGTCTTCTACACCGTTCCTTCACGGCTGATCGGACATCGGCTGCGCGCACGGCTCTTCAAGGAGCATATCGAACTGTTCCTCGGCGGCACGTCCCTGATGAAGCTGCCGCGCGTCAGAGGCCAGCTCGGCCCCACCCAGCATGTCGTGAACTATCATCACGTCATTCATTCCCTGCGCCAGAAACCGGGGGCTTTGCCCAGACTCGGCTATCGCGATCAGCTCTTCCCCAGGGATGCCTATCGCAATCTCTACAATGCCGCCATGGAGAGGCTGCCGGAACGCGATGCCTGCCGCCTGACGGTGGAACTGCTGAGCCTGGCCCATGAGCGCAATGTCGAGGCCGCACTCGCCCACGCCATCCAGGGCGAGCTCGATGCGGGAACCTTGCCGACGCTTGACGGCATGCGCGCCCGGTTCGCGCCGAACCCGGCCTGTGTCCCGCAGGTCAGCGTCAATCTGGGTAAACTGGTCGATTACGACAGGCTTATCGGCACCCGCGTGGAGGTCACGGCATGA